DNA sequence from the Methanothermobacter sp. genome:
AGTTCGCAGCCATCCGACCGTGTTGTTGAGGTTGGTGCCGGTAGATTCCTGTATGTTTCAGATTATATCATGAAACATTCAAAAGTTGATTTGGTTCTAACAGATATTAAACCTTCCCGTGGAGACATAATTTACGATGACATCACATCACCGGACATGGATATCTACAGGGATGCCGTCATCATATACTCCATAAGACCCCCATCTGAACTCCACAACCCCCTTATGATGGTGGCAGAGGCAGCTGGTGCCCGGCTGATCATAAAACCACTCACCGGGGAAAATATTGCCACAGAAAAGCCCATGAAACTTGTAAATTACAGAAAAACCTTTTTCTACGAGTACAGTCCATAAAACATTCCAATTCTATGATGTCTCAAGTGGCTTAACCTGAGATAATTTTGATTCAGAGGTGATCCCACCACAATCACACCAGTCTACTAAACCAGTCTACTAATGTGATCCCACCACAATCACACCAGTCTACTAAACCAGTCTACTAAATATATACTTTATAAACTGGATAGAATGTCACTGGGTAATCCAATTCAAAAATATCATGATCTAGAGCTTAAGAAAGAATTACCAAAATAAATTGAAAAGTGTTAAAAATGAAATGGGGCAGGATGAGTGTAAAGGAAGTCTTGAAGGAACTTAAAACGTCAGAAAATGGTTTAAATTCAGATGAAGCAGCCCGAAGACTTGAAGCTTATGGGAAGAACGAACTGGTTGAGGAGAAAAAGGCAGGTCCCCTCAGAATGTTCCTTGCCCAGTTC
Encoded proteins:
- a CDS encoding UPF0146 family protein — its product is MWKDLALYIIRSSQPSDRVVEVGAGRFLYVSDYIMKHSKVDLVLTDIKPSRGDIIYDDITSPDMDIYRDAVIIYSIRPPSELHNPLMMVAEAAGARLIIKPLTGENIATEKPMKLVNYRKTFFYEYSP